In Puniceicoccaceae bacterium, one genomic interval encodes:
- the panB gene encoding 3-methyl-2-oxobutanoate hydroxymethyltransferase has translation MGYLNDASRSKVNVKTLKKLKGVRPIVAITAYDALFARLVDPYVDLILVGDSVGNTFLGFDDTTAVTLDMMVHHTAAVTRAKPTAMVVADVPFSLAYESDDRLLQTARRLMQEGGAQAVKIEVGHESLFPRLEMLVAAGIPVVGHIGLLPQNIHALGSYRSYGNRETGKRRLIDWALQLQAAGCFSVLGEMIKPETAVEITQSLQVPFIGIGCGHQCDGQIIVLSDILGMHEHPPSFAKVFAEVGQLVQQGVSAYAEAVKDRSFPEA, from the coding sequence ATGGGATACCTGAACGATGCGAGCCGTTCGAAAGTGAACGTCAAAACCCTCAAGAAACTCAAAGGGGTGCGTCCCATTGTGGCCATCACTGCGTATGATGCGCTCTTCGCCCGCCTTGTCGATCCGTATGTGGATTTGATTCTGGTCGGGGATTCTGTGGGCAACACCTTTCTGGGCTTTGACGACACCACAGCCGTGACGCTCGACATGATGGTGCACCATACGGCGGCGGTGACACGCGCCAAACCCACTGCCATGGTGGTGGCGGATGTTCCGTTTTCCCTTGCCTATGAGAGCGATGATCGGCTCCTGCAGACCGCGCGCCGGCTCATGCAGGAAGGAGGAGCGCAGGCGGTCAAGATCGAGGTGGGGCACGAGTCCCTGTTTCCCCGGCTCGAAATGCTGGTCGCTGCAGGCATACCCGTGGTGGGCCACATTGGATTACTGCCGCAGAACATCCACGCTCTGGGCAGCTACCGCAGCTACGGAAACCGGGAGACTGGCAAACGCCGCCTCATCGACTGGGCACTGCAGCTGCAGGCAGCGGGCTGTTTCTCCGTGCTGGGGGAAATGATCAAGCCCGAGACCGCCGTCGAGATCACCCAGTCCCTGCAGGTACCCTTCATCGGGATCGGCTGCGGTCATCAGTGCGACGGCCAGATCATTGTGCTCTCCGACATTCTCGGCATGCACGAGCACCCGCCCAGTTTTGCCAAGGTCTTTGCAGAAGTGGGACAACTTGTGCAGCAGGGCGTCAGCGCCTACGCCGAGGCTGTCAAGGATCGCAGTTTTCCTGAAGCCTAA